DNA sequence from the Leptolyngbya sp. SIO1E4 genome:
ACTGCTGCTGCAAACGGTTAATATCAACCGTGGCTCCGGCTGCCATCAGCGCGGTATATCCTCCAAAGGAATGCCCGATGAGGCCGACGCGATCTAACTGGAGCCGCCCCTGAAATTCAGTATCGTTTTGCTGCTCTAAAGTATTGAGCAAAAACCGAATGTCCAACGGTCGATTGATAAATTCCAGGGCCTCAAATGACTCATGGGTCAGGCCCAGGGCCAGATCATCCTGGTAAGCCTTGTTACTGCCAATATGTTCTGGAGCGGCTACAAAAAATCCATTCGCCGCCAGACTACGGGCGGCTGCGGTTATTTCAGGATGGGTGTGCGTATCACCATAGCCATGGGACAAAATCAGGACTGGAACTGGCCCAGCGATCGCACTGAGATCCGCCGGTAGGTATAGATCCACCGGATACGTACGATTACGTTCCCGATCTTGTAAAAGCAGCGATCGCTCCTCCACGGCAAGTTGCCCCGTTTCGGCCAACATCGGCAGGGCGCTGTAGTCGAGGGCAGGGTCATTCGCTGCCGCCGCTTCCGAGCCTTGAATTGCCGCATTCACTAGCCAATCAGTTGTCTCAATGTTGGTGTTGATTGCCTCAGCCACTGCCACAATTTGCGGCAGATTCAACCTTACACCTCCCGTCGGGTAGAAGCGTATGAGGTTGATCAGCGAAAGCCCTGCGGGGTCAGCGGCAGCCAAACTGATGGCCGATCGCAAAGCCTGCTGACCATTCCGACGACCCTGCGTTTGAATTAACTGTCCGGTTGTGGCCAACATGAGATCGCCAATGGGCGAGTACAGCCACTGGGAAATCGCAAAGGGATCGTTGACTTGTTCAGGTAACTCCGAACTCAGGGAAGACAGCGGCGTGCTCAAAAGCACTTGAAGTTCCTGTTGGCTTGCTGGTGATAGGCCAGCCAGATAGGGAGCGAGTTCAGCATCTACAGTGCCGTCTGCGACAAAGGCTTCTAAGGATGAGGTGGGGAGCGATCGCCCTAAAAAGCCATAGTCAAAATAAATCGTTTCAGCGGAGCGGGCTGGTGGAGCAGCCGTTATCCCAGGTATCAGGCACAGGGCTGCAGTTGTCAGTAACCGCCGCATTGATTTTGGGTCAATACTTCTGAAAGGCATTGTGGGTAAGGGGTTTGGAAAGGTTCGGGGAGTGAGCGGGTGGCAGAGTAATGGAATGATGGGAAAAGACAGTAGGAAGTGACTAGGAAATCAGCGTCTCCAAAGCGTTTCAGAAATGTCCAGCACCTTCATACGGGTTCTGTCACAAGTGCGCCAAGCAATGTTCAGCGCACTTGTGACAGAATTCTATATTGCTCCAGATCGGAACCCCCTTTGTTTTAGGTCAACAACGCCAGTTGCAGCTAATATTGGTGGCACATCTTTAAATCGTTGATAGCGGAGAGAAAACTGTCAAACCATTGGGAATACAAGTGAATTCAATCGGATTGGCTGCCAAGATTTCACCATCTACCACTAAAGTCTGAGGTGGATCGGTGGTGAGTTTAAGGCGATGGGTTCGCAGGCAAACCAAATTACCATATTCAACTTGAGATTTCACCAAAGCAGAAGCCAACAGGGTCGCTGATGTATTGATGTCCTGAAGCAGAGTGTTGGAAACGGGAATCGTCACTTCTAGCAAACCATCATTGGGAATGACTTCACCAAATCCCTGCGCCATAACCGAGGTTGGAGGAGCCGCATTCGCAACGGTTACAGCTCCCGTCCTGAATTCTAAAACCTGACCATCCAGCTCAATTTTGGCGTTGAAATCCTCCTGGGTAAAAAACTGTTGTGCCGCAGAGAAAATATAGGCCAGGGTTCCAAAGCGATTCTTAAATTCTCGATTGGCGTTACTCACCATCCCAGCTTCAAACCCCACTCCAGCTAATAGCACCATGGGGATATCGTTACAGTAAGCGGCATCCACCATGCGGGTATTCCCGGCCGCAATGGTTTCACACGCTTGTTTGAGATCAGTCGGTAAGCCCAAGGCGACCGCAAAGGCGTTGGCCGTTCCGCGAGGGATGATCCCTAACGGAATGCCGGTTTCTAGCGTGACACCCGCGATCGCAGACACCGTACCATCACCCCCGGAAGCAATAATACAGCCTGGTTCGTCTTCATCTTGAAGCACACGAAGGGTGGCAATGACATCTTTCGCCTGATCCACCGGATCAATATCAGGCTGAGTAAAAATGGTGTGGAGATTGACCTGAGGTTCCAGGATTTGGCGAATCATGGCTAGGTCGCGATCGGGATTGCCCTGGCCAGCGACTGGATTGAAAATCAAGTAGGCTTCTCGTCGCTTGGCAACCCCCTGAATGCATAGCTCAGCCGTAGCGACATTGGTAGCGAGAGGGACATCGTAGAGATTGCAGGCTCGCAGCAAAGCCTGGTAATTCAGCTCATAGGATTGGGAACTTAGGGAATCCATCAGGAAAATGACCCCCACAACGTCACCGGAGACGACCCGAGCGGCAATTTGCAATTCACCACCCTGGGCGCCAGAGACGAGTCGTTCAATGGTGAGTCCGGTGGCTGCTTCAATGCACTGTCCGGTGTCATTGGTGGCGATCAGGTGATAGCGAGCCAGGATAGGGCGATATTTTTTGGCTAAAGCGACGATGTCGTCTTTTTTGCTGTCGTGGGCGATCAGAGCCACGCATAGAGACAGAGACATAGTTATCTACCTGTGTTTCATGTGGATAAATCGTCTTTCGATAGAACGGAAATGCAGGAGTAAGGTCAACACTATGGGTTAATTTCTGGTTGCTGACGCTGATTGGCAAATACTGAGCGCAGCATCGGCGGGGCGACGAAGGTGGTTGCTATCACCATGAGCACAATGGCTACATTCACCGATCCCGACACGGCTCCAGTGGCGGCTCCTAAGCCCGCAAACACTAGCCCCACTTCACCTCGGGGAATCATGCCAGTGCCAATGGCTAGTCGATTAATGTCGTCTTTGGTAAACACAAAATAGCCAGCGGCTAGCTTGCCTGCGATCGCCACCACGGTCAGGAACAGCGCAATCACCAAGCCGACGCGACTCTCAGGGTTGGCCAGATTCAGCACGGTCAGATCGGTTTTGGCCCCGATGGAGACAAAAAATATGGTCGCGAATAGAGCCACAAGCGGGTCGCAGGCTTTCTCCAACGCATGAGTGGCTTTGGTATCCCCGAGGACAATCCCGGCGGCAAAGCAACCGAGAATGGCCTCCAAACCAATCGCCTGAGCAATGGTTGCCATCAGGGATAAAAACACAATGGCTCCAACGAGGACGCTGTAAGGATTGCTGAGTTTATCGAGGAAGTTGACATAACGTGGGCCAAAGAATTTGTTGAGCGCGATCGCACCCAACACAAACAGGGTGGCACTGACGATGATGCTCAAGACATTGGCGACCTCAACCGTGCCGTGCTCGGCAATCCCCACCGCTACCGCCAGAATCGCAATGCCCAAGATGTCATCCAGAACCGCAGCCCCTAGGATGATTTGGCCTTCTTTCGTATTCAACACCCCCATATCTTGCATGATGCGTGAGGTAATCCCAATGCTGGTGGCGGTCAGCGCCGCCGCGGCAAATATCGCCGGGATAGTCTCCAGGTGAAAGAGAGAAGATAAGCCCCAGAAACCGGCCACAAAAGGAAGCACCACACCCGCCACCGCTACCGATGCCGCCTGTGGCCCCACCTTAATGAGTTCCTTCAAATCGGCCTCCAGGCCAATTTTGAATAACAGCACCCCGACGCCAATTTCGGCATAATCGTTGATTAAAATCTTCACCGGTCCCGCAAAAATGTCGCGGATAGTCTCACTGTCGCCGCTGGAAATCAGTTGAATGAGCGCCACCGCCCAATCCGCCACCTGACCACCATTGCCCAATACCAGCAGATTGATGCCTGAAACGCCAATCACGAACCCCGCAATCAGTTCACCCAGCACGGCTGGCAGGCCAACCCGAACGGCGATTTCACCCAAAATTTGAGCGGCTACAAAGATCGCAATGGTTGTCAGCGTCACCGCCAAGGCCAGTGTCTTGGCATAGGCTTCACCTTCAGCCCCCCCGGTTGAGGCCAGGAGCGTAGAGGCGGAAATGAGTGTTGAGAGAATCATGGTTCAGTCCAATGTTTTGAAGGCGTGATAAAGACGGGGGAGAGAGGGGCATAGGGGAATGGGGCGATAGGGAAGTGGGGGAGATGTAATTGGGCCAAATCGCGATTATCGACTACCCGAAACGAACAACCAATAACGAATAACCCAAAATCCCTATTCCCTATTTCCCTTTAGGCGTAAGTTGCAAATACAACCCCGGCACCACCAACAGCGCAATCAACGTTGCTGACATCAGCCCGAAAATAATGGCCATACACAGCGGGAACCACTTGGCATCGCTCAGGGCCAGGGGAATCAGACCGATCACCGTGGTGATGGAGGTGGTCAGAATCGGACGGAGGCGATCGCTGGCCCCCATGGCAGCGGCATGACGCACATCGAATCCTTGGCGGCGGCGTTCATTCATGGTGTCAATCATGACAATCGCGTTGTTGACCACAATGCCGGTTAGCGAAATCACCCCAATGGCAGAGGGGAACGAGAAGGGCAGATTGAGGACGAAGTAGCCGAAAAACGTACCGATGAGGGCAAAGGGAATGGTCAGAATAATGATGACGGGCTGGGTGTAAGAGCCAAACTGCAGCACGAGCACGGCAAACACCAGAAAGATCGCCACCACAAGCATTTGCCCTGCCGAACCAAAGGTTTCACTACTGGTATCGGCATCCCCGCCAAATCGGTAGGTATACCCCCGGGGCCACTCCTGCTGCATCGCCTCCAATACAGGATTGAGTTCAGCCAAAATAGCGCTGTCATAATAGTTCTGCCCTGGGATGACTTTGGCCAGCACCGTGACGCTGCGCTGCGTATCGCGGTGTGTAATGGAAAGGGGAACCGCGCCTTCTAGCGGCTCCAACAAGGCTTCAGGGGGGAGGGCCTCACCTTCAGGCGTAATAAACCGGATTGTGGCAAACTCATCGAGTTCCGATGGGCCCCCAATCGCCCCCTGCTGGGAAGGCCATTGCGTGCTGAGGCGAATTTCTAAATCTTCCTCACCGCTCCCGAGAGCGAAATCACCAATGTCGTTATCAATCATGAGGTAACGGCCCTGTCCCCCCAGGTCTTCCTGGCTAATGCCATAGAAATCAAGGGCTTCGCGTTTGGGGACAAGTTTGAAATCTTCGCGGAGATTGCCCAGGTCATCACGCACATCCATCGTGCCGGGGATATCCCGTAACGCCTGCTGCACCTGGCCGGAAATCTCCCGCAGGGCTTGCAAGTCATCCCCGTACAGCTCCACCTGAATCGGATCCTCACTGCCCCCAGTGCGCTCAAATTGAATGGCTAAGATCGCCCCCGGATAATCCCGCACAACAGTGTCATTCAGTTCCTGGCGTAGCTCAGGAATGTATTCAAAGGAGTCCCTAGTCCTGTCATGACGCTTGACGAAAATAGCCGACAGTCCCACAAAATAATCGGCATTCCCGGGTTTGAGTTCGCTGGAAGCGACTAATCCACTGCGCTGACCCACCAGTTCCACCACGCTTTCAAAGATGGGTTTTCCATCCGGGTCGCTGTAGGTGCGGACAATTTCTCCGATGCGGTCAGCGACTTCCTGGGAGCGCTCCAGAGTGGCGGCAGGCGGCAACTCCACATTGATGCTGAGTTTTCGGCCTTCCGCATCGGGGAATAGCGAAGACGGTAGATTTGTGAACAAAACAATGGCGCACACAAACAGGGCGATCGTGCCTAATGTCCACAGCCGGGCGACATGACGGTTAGCCAAAGTTACCCGTAAACTCCACTGGGTGAATTTAGCTGAAACTTCCTCCGTCAGGCGATCCACAAAGGTTTTGGCGTTGGTTTTGCCCTGCATATTACCCAGGAGCAACTTGGAGAGCGGCACGACAGCTAGCAGCGCCACAATGTAGCTCAGCACCAGGCAGGTAATGGCACTAATGGGAATCAGGCGGACAAACTTGCCCATGATGCCTGAAATCGCCATCAGCGGCGCCATCGCCAGAATCGTCGTCAATTGTCCCGCAAAGGCAGGGGCGGCATAGGTCTTGACTGTTTTGATGGCGGTCTGTGCAAAGGACAGATTCTGGTTAAATAGGCCATCATGCATGCCTTCCAGCATCAAAATAAAGACGTCTACCAGCAGCCCCAACGCCAGAATCATGCCAATCATGACCATGGTGTTAAGGGTGTAGCCCATGACCCAGAGGATGAAAATGGCCCCCGCAAACGTCAGTGGGATGGCCAGCCCCGCAATCAACGCCTCACGCCAGGTGAGCGCCACAAACAGAATCGCAAAGACACACAGCGATGCCTGGAAAACATTGCTGCCAAGGTCGTTCAGCTCATCCTGAATCATCTCGGCATCACTGTTGAGGACTTCATAGTCCATCCCGTAGGGCCAAAGTTCGGGATTCTCACGGGCGGACTCCATGGCCGCTAGCGCGTCGTTCACCACCTGAATGGTGTCGCTTCCCGCCACTTTCACCACATCTAGCGTGACCGTGGGCGTAAATTCCTCACCTTGCCAACTCAGCGAGGCCCGACTCTCCTCCCGTTCCAAGCCCTGATACACATCGGCCACCTCATCCAGGCGGACAATCCGGTTGTCACTTAGGCGGGCAACGGGCAGGCTCCTTAAGTCTTCAATCGTGCGAAAGCGGCCATACAAGCGCATCTGAGCCCCGATTTCATCATCGCGCACCAAATCCCAGGAGGTATCGAGGTTACTGTCTTGAATGGCGCTACTCACCTGGGTCGCGGCAATGCCTAACGTGGTCAAGCGACTCGGCACCATCTGGACATGCACCACCTCTTCGCGCCGACCTGACAAGTCCACTTCGCGCACGTTTTGGACAGACTCAAGCCGTTCCTGCAAATCTTCGGCGACCTGACTGAGCAGGTTGATATCGAGCCCCTCTCCGGTCAACGCCAGGGTGAGCACCGGCGCATCCTGCTGAGATAGCTGTTCAAATTCCGGTTGTTCACGACCCGTCGATTCGGCGGGCATCTCGGGTTCAGCGTCATCGACTTTGCCCCGCAGTTGCTGGATTGACTCCGCTACCGGCGACTCGGCCTTAAAGGCCACATTGATGAGGGAGAAAGAATTGAATGTGGCACTGGTAAAGTCGTCCAGTCCCTGGAGACTTTTGATTTCTTCCTCGATTTTGTCCGTGACTTGATTCTCAATCGTTTCCGCATCGGTTCCGGGCCAGGTCGTGGTGATGAAGGCGCGCGCAATCTTAATGTCAGGATCCCCCTCTTTCACCATGGAGAAGTACCCCATCAGGCCCCCCATGAATAGCAGGAAGCATAGGAGGATTGCAAAGATCTGACGGGTAAAGAAGAATTCCATCCAGGCCGGGAGAGGGGGGTCTTCTGTCTTGCTTGTGGGTGGGGAAGACGGGTTGTCCCCCTGGGGTTTGGGTGGAGAGGGTGCAATGCCTTGCGTCTCGGATTCTTTTGAGGGGGGCGCAGTGCTCTGCGCCCCTACGGGATAGTCTTGGGGATTCATTGCACTTGCTCCCGATTCACGATTTCAACGGGGGTACCCTCCACCAGGCGGTTTTGGCCTTCAATCACCACGAGTTCATTAGGCTCTACACCCGAAAGGACTTCGACGCCAGACAAGCCTTCCACACCTCGGGTGACCTGCCGCCGTTGCACAGTGCCGTCCGTCTCGTTGACGACAAATGCATAAAAGTTCTGCTCCCGAGACAATACAGCTTCGAGCGGCAGCACAATCGCATCCTGATTGGCCACCGTTTCAATCCAGACATAAACTCGGGCGCCGACTTTCAGGTTGCGCACCTGTTGAAAATTGCGAATAGCCACTTTGGTGCTGCGTCCCCCCGGCGTTTGCGAGGGGCTGACGGCAAAGACGCTACCCTGCGTCCCCCGCTCTTGGGCAATTTCTAGCAGGTCTTGGCGGCTGGCCCCACCCGCCTGAGCGGCACTGACCTCCTCTTCCAACACCACATAGGCGCGCTGGCCGGGGCGAATTCCACTGGCTGCATCGGCCTGGAGTTCCAGTTCCACCTCATAGGTCGCAGGGTCAACCACCACGATGGGCGCGGTTTCAATCACATCTTGAGGGCTGCTGGCATTCAGGTATTGGGTGTTCCAGTATTCGCCTTCCTGAATATTGATGTAGGCAATCACGCCATCAATGGGGGACACCAGTTGCGTATCTTCCAGGTCAACATCCACCTGGTTGCGTCGGGCCTGGGCAGCATTAATCGATGACTCGGCGGACTGCACCCCCTCTTCGGCGGAACGAATATTCTGCTGAGCCGTCTTAAATGCCGCTTGAGCCTGATCTACCCGGTTGCGAAAGGCATCGCGATCGCTCGCTGATACCGCTCCTCGTTCAAACAGGGTTTGATGTCGGCGGAGTTCCGTTTCCGCTAACGCCAGATCCGATTCCGCTTGTTCTAGATTGGCCTGGGCCTGTAGCAGCGATGCTTCCGATTGATCCCGCTGGTTCACGGCCACCTGAATATCGGCATCGGCCGTTTGGATGCTGGAGGTTTGGCGGCGGTCATCCACGGTTGCTAGCAGCTGCCCTTGAGAGACAGAATCGCCTTCCCGCAGCTCAATGCCGTTGCTTTTGGCTACATAGGTGATGTCGCCACTGGTATGAAAGTCCAGAATCCTGATTTGCACCGGCAGTGAGGTGCCTTCGTCAAAGACCCACCCCTGAGCCAGATCTTTTTGCGCCCGCACCACCCGAACCGGCAAACGCGCCGGAGCACTCACGGTTTCGACGGCTTCATCAGCATCAGCGGCCCTCAGCCCGCTGTAGACTCGCCAGCCTGCCAGCCCCGCGATGACTAGCATGGCCAAACCGATGATGGGCCACCAGGATTTCTGTCGTTTGGGCGAAGGATTGTGAGTTTCCGAAGGCAAGGGCTGTTCAGCTACCTGAGTCGGCTGAACCGTCTCTGCAGGGTGAACGTCTTGAGCCCGATCTGGATCTTCAGGCTCTGGAGGAGTTTGGTTACTAGGATTTTCAGCATTCATAAGACCAGTGCTCTGACAACTTTGTGATGTCTCCGTGCCTCAGCACGCTAAATAACAGGGTTTGGATGATTGAACTTTAAGCAAGGCAGCGTCTCGCAAGCGTCTCTAAGGCGTCCCATCC
Encoded proteins:
- a CDS encoding alpha/beta hydrolase, encoding MPFRSIDPKSMRRLLTTAALCLIPGITAAPPARSAETIYFDYGFLGRSLPTSSLEAFVADGTVDAELAPYLAGLSPASQQELQVLLSTPLSSLSSELPEQVNDPFAISQWLYSPIGDLMLATTGQLIQTQGRRNGQQALRSAISLAAADPAGLSLINLIRFYPTGGVRLNLPQIVAVAEAINTNIETTDWLVNAAIQGSEAAAANDPALDYSALPMLAETGQLAVEERSLLLQDRERNRTYPVDLYLPADLSAIAGPVPVLILSHGYGDTHTHPEITAAARSLAANGFFVAAPEHIGSNKAYQDDLALGLTHESFEALEFINRPLDIRFLLNTLEQQNDTEFQGRLQLDRVGLIGHSFGGYTALMAAGATVDINRLQQQCDPETAFAPDNVNIALLIQCRLLELEASPQVIQQLTDGSLADERVGLVITFAPLSNLFGEQGMGQIQVPTVIMGGAYDIATPIVLEQLTAFQWLTTSEKYFYLAENLSHTTELTRAVLDLVYPRGNVVESFNETEQWLFNLTVTLVIAHGHRYLLGNEAYRPYLTSAYVETVSVEPTKLHLLRSSSQLLELDTQR
- a CDS encoding methylglyoxal synthase, which gives rise to MSLCVALIAHDSKKDDIVALAKKYRPILARYHLIATNDTGQCIEAATGLTIERLVSGAQGGELQIAARVVSGDVVGVIFLMDSLSSQSYELNYQALLRACNLYDVPLATNVATAELCIQGVAKRREAYLIFNPVAGQGNPDRDLAMIRQILEPQVNLHTIFTQPDIDPVDQAKDVIATLRVLQDEDEPGCIIASGGDGTVSAIAGVTLETGIPLGIIPRGTANAFAVALGLPTDLKQACETIAAGNTRMVDAAYCNDIPMVLLAGVGFEAGMVSNANREFKNRFGTLAYIFSAAQQFFTQEDFNAKIELDGQVLEFRTGAVTVANAAPPTSVMAQGFGEVIPNDGLLEVTIPVSNTLLQDINTSATLLASALVKSQVEYGNLVCLRTHRLKLTTDPPQTLVVDGEILAANPIEFTCIPNGLTVFSPLSTI
- a CDS encoding cation:proton antiporter, translating into MILSTLISASTLLASTGGAEGEAYAKTLALAVTLTTIAIFVAAQILGEIAVRVGLPAVLGELIAGFVIGVSGINLLVLGNGGQVADWAVALIQLISSGDSETIRDIFAGPVKILINDYAEIGVGVLLFKIGLEADLKELIKVGPQAASVAVAGVVLPFVAGFWGLSSLFHLETIPAIFAAAALTATSIGITSRIMQDMGVLNTKEGQIILGAAVLDDILGIAILAVAVGIAEHGTVEVANVLSIIVSATLFVLGAIALNKFFGPRYVNFLDKLSNPYSVLVGAIVFLSLMATIAQAIGLEAILGCFAAGIVLGDTKATHALEKACDPLVALFATIFFVSIGAKTDLTVLNLANPESRVGLVIALFLTVVAIAGKLAAGYFVFTKDDINRLAIGTGMIPRGEVGLVFAGLGAATGAVSGSVNVAIVLMVIATTFVAPPMLRSVFANQRQQPEINP
- a CDS encoding efflux RND transporter permease subunit, yielding MEFFFTRQIFAILLCFLLFMGGLMGYFSMVKEGDPDIKIARAFITTTWPGTDAETIENQVTDKIEEEIKSLQGLDDFTSATFNSFSLINVAFKAESPVAESIQQLRGKVDDAEPEMPAESTGREQPEFEQLSQQDAPVLTLALTGEGLDINLLSQVAEDLQERLESVQNVREVDLSGRREEVVHVQMVPSRLTTLGIAATQVSSAIQDSNLDTSWDLVRDDEIGAQMRLYGRFRTIEDLRSLPVARLSDNRIVRLDEVADVYQGLEREESRASLSWQGEEFTPTVTLDVVKVAGSDTIQVVNDALAAMESARENPELWPYGMDYEVLNSDAEMIQDELNDLGSNVFQASLCVFAILFVALTWREALIAGLAIPLTFAGAIFILWVMGYTLNTMVMIGMILALGLLVDVFILMLEGMHDGLFNQNLSFAQTAIKTVKTYAAPAFAGQLTTILAMAPLMAISGIMGKFVRLIPISAITCLVLSYIVALLAVVPLSKLLLGNMQGKTNAKTFVDRLTEEVSAKFTQWSLRVTLANRHVARLWTLGTIALFVCAIVLFTNLPSSLFPDAEGRKLSINVELPPAATLERSQEVADRIGEIVRTYSDPDGKPIFESVVELVGQRSGLVASSELKPGNADYFVGLSAIFVKRHDRTRDSFEYIPELRQELNDTVVRDYPGAILAIQFERTGGSEDPIQVELYGDDLQALREISGQVQQALRDIPGTMDVRDDLGNLREDFKLVPKREALDFYGISQEDLGGQGRYLMIDNDIGDFALGSGEEDLEIRLSTQWPSQQGAIGGPSELDEFATIRFITPEGEALPPEALLEPLEGAVPLSITHRDTQRSVTVLAKVIPGQNYYDSAILAELNPVLEAMQQEWPRGYTYRFGGDADTSSETFGSAGQMLVVAIFLVFAVLVLQFGSYTQPVIIILTIPFALIGTFFGYFVLNLPFSFPSAIGVISLTGIVVNNAIVMIDTMNERRRQGFDVRHAAAMGASDRLRPILTTSITTVIGLIPLALSDAKWFPLCMAIIFGLMSATLIALLVVPGLYLQLTPKGK
- a CDS encoding HlyD family efflux transporter periplasmic adaptor subunit → MNAENPSNQTPPEPEDPDRAQDVHPAETVQPTQVAEQPLPSETHNPSPKRQKSWWPIIGLAMLVIAGLAGWRVYSGLRAADADEAVETVSAPARLPVRVVRAQKDLAQGWVFDEGTSLPVQIRILDFHTSGDITYVAKSNGIELREGDSVSQGQLLATVDDRRQTSSIQTADADIQVAVNQRDQSEASLLQAQANLEQAESDLALAETELRRHQTLFERGAVSASDRDAFRNRVDQAQAAFKTAQQNIRSAEEGVQSAESSINAAQARRNQVDVDLEDTQLVSPIDGVIAYINIQEGEYWNTQYLNASSPQDVIETAPIVVVDPATYEVELELQADAASGIRPGQRAYVVLEEEVSAAQAGGASRQDLLEIAQERGTQGSVFAVSPSQTPGGRSTKVAIRNFQQVRNLKVGARVYVWIETVANQDAIVLPLEAVLSREQNFYAFVVNETDGTVQRRQVTRGVEGLSGVEVLSGVEPNELVVIEGQNRLVEGTPVEIVNREQVQ